From one Henningerozyma blattae CBS 6284 chromosome 1, complete genome genomic stretch:
- the TBLA0A03270 gene encoding STE domain-containing protein (similar to Saccharomyces cerevisiae STE12 (YHR084W); ancestral locus Anc_5.379), producing the protein MRVGNRTEEVLQVDIIKDSSNQLTTPKEIEESLRLIEDLKFFLATAPVNWQENQIIRRYYLNNDQGFVSCVFWNNLYYITGTDIVKCCMYRMQKFGRDIIYKKKFEEGIFSDLRNLKCGVDATLEQPKSEFLSFLFKNMCLKTQKKQKVFFWFSVPHDKLFADALERDLKREGLNQQSTTKPVNEPSLSFTYDINSSKTLFDQVSDHVQSQRFSTTNSTLNSSSADLLDMIPVETTATTTTTATINNDQLENKNSNKNLNLIKQEQDQTSINSNQENTSQIGIDTSMTNTQNNNDSISPPTRPPSTQDSGMYQTMELEEEVSTDLNSTKNDKNDFPLDYFPVEIEYPEENNVHNQGFDGFYNPNTNNNNPNTNLNNNPNGNLNFPPDNFSLPSNMLYDNAMPALFDEQSIVSPANSNFKPYNYPLVQQPTHQIPLSATRSHMFSYQDPYNNNNSSSNNSNSNINNSNNNNLNNNNSNNNLSNPNNNPNSNMNNPNNSVNQNLRSLKTPQQRTHNINYLQPHPSHRKINESISRKNSIDDSNISVPENTSYKPQVLTIEEPTFPLQQQLNSAYPKQYSSNPYNPSTGYPNIYPNQNYNSMNLNPPVMDFQYQDRNFSGNVYPTGGYDELFPFQDNYDKDYFNIQAENVNWSFMPTQAMQPATNNFANPYHLPYRNTPMSARNSYMMAAGSMWGQPPPPNPNNMMNLGSPYTLNQPASSTNKQFPQNNSSTATTSSNNNQANIYSSQRRRGKYTSNGLHQQIHKSHKITKPSSIQRASSQSSNKEKSIYSNNYKSVSISTSTNRQINPIVENSSSTKNDHTLPVHNKGSTTVSQLNIQPTVDEALLPNDSS; encoded by the coding sequence ATGAGGGTTGGTAATAGAACAGAAGAAGTTTTGCAAGtggatattattaaagattcaTCTAATCAACTTACCACTCCAAAAGAAATAGAAGAATCTTTAAGATTGATTGAAGActtgaaatttttcttagCAACCGCACCTGTTAACTGGCAAGAAAACCAAATCATTAGAAGgtattatttaaacaatGACCAAGGTTTCGTATCATGTGTCTTTTGGAATAACTTATATTATATCACAGGTACAGATATTGTAAAATGTTGTATGTATCGAATGCAAAAATTCGGTAGAGATAtcatttacaaaaaaaaattcgaaGAAGGTATATTTTCagatttaagaaatttaaaatgtggTGTAGATGCAACTTTAGAACAACCAAAATCAGAATTCTTGagttttttattcaaaaatatgtGTTTAAAAACTcaaaaaaagcaaaaagtatttttttggtttagTGTTCCTCATGATAAATTGTTTGCTGATGCATTAGAAAGAGATTTGAAAAGAGAAGGTCTAAATCAACAATCAACAACAAAACCAGTTAATGAACCTTCTTTATCATTCACTTATGATatcaattcttcaaaaacaTTGTTTGATCAAGTCTCAGATCATGTCCAATCACAACGTTTCTCAACTACTAATTCAACTTTAAATAGTTCATCAGCAGATTTATTAGATATGATACCTGTGGAAACAACTGCAACAACTACAACTACCGcaacaattaataatgatcaattggaaaataaaaattcaaataaaaatttaaatttaattaaacaaGAACAGGATCAGACgtcaattaattctaatcAAGAAAATACAAGTCAAATTGGAATTGATACATCAATGACAAATactcaaaataataacgatTCAATCTCTCCACCTACTCGTCCTCCTTCAACACAGGATTCAGGAATGTATCAAACGATGGAACTGGAAGAAGAGGTTTCTACTGATTTAAATTCCAccaaaaatgataaaaatgatttccCCTTGGATTATTTCCCCGTAGAAATAGAATATccagaagaaaataatgttCATAATCAAGGTTTCGATGGGTTTTATAATCcaaataccaataataacaatccAAATACTAATCTAAATAACAATCCAAATggtaatttgaattttccACCAGATAATTTCTCTTTACCTTCAAATATGTTATATGATAATGCCATGCCAGCATTATTTGATGAGCAATCGATTGTATCTCCagcaaattcaaattttaaaccTTATAATTATCCTTTAGTCCAACAACCTACTCATCAAATCCCACTATCGGCAACCAGATCTCATATGTTCTCCTACCAAGATccatataataataataatagtagtagtaataatagtaattcgaatatcaataattcaaataacaataacttaaataataataattcaaataataatttaagcaatccaaataataatccaaatagCAACATGAATAATCCTAATAATTCTGTAAACCAAAATTTAAGATCATTGAAAACACCACAACAAAGAACacataatattaattatttacaaCCTCATCCTTCTCATAGAAAGATTAATGAGAGTATTAGtagaaaaaattctatcgatgattcaaatatttctgtACCTGAAAATACTTCTTATAAACCACAAGTTTTAACTATTGAAGAACCTACTTTCCCCTTACAACAGCAATTAAATTCTGCTTATCCAAAACAATATTCTTCTAATCCATATAATCCTTCAACAGGTTATCCAAATATATACccaaatcaaaattataattccATGAATTTAAATCCTCCAGTCATggattttcaatatcaagATCGGAATTTTAGTGGCAACGTTTATCCAACTGGTGGTTATGACGAATTATTTCCATTTCAAGACAATTATGATAAAgattatttcaatatacAAGCAGAAAATGTTAATTGGAGTTTTATGCCAACTCAAGCGATGCAACCTgcaacaaataattttgcaAATCCATATCATTTACCTTATAGAAATACACCCATGTCTGCAAGAAATTCTTATATGATGGCAGCAGGTAGTATGTGGGGTCAACCTCCTCCACctaatccaaataatatgatGAATTTAGGATCTCCTTACACTTTAAACCAGCCTGCTTCAAGCACTAATAAGCAATTTCCTCAGAACAATTCTTCTACTGCAACTACTAgtagcaataataatcaagccaatatttattcttcACAAAGACGTCGTGGTAAATATACTTCAAATGGTTTACATCAACAAATTCATAAATCTCACAAGATCACAAAGCCTTCTTCAATACAAAGAGCTTCATCTCAATCCTctaacaaagaaaaatcaatttattcGAATAATTACAAATCTGTTTCCATTAGCACTTCTACAAATCGTCAGATAAATCCAATAGTAGAGAATTCTTCATCAACTAAAAATGATCATACTTTACCTGTACATAATAAAGGTTCAACAACTGTCTCCCAACTTAATATACAACCCACTGTCGATGAGGCTCTTTTACCTAATGATTCATCATGA
- the IPI1 gene encoding Ipi1p (similar to Saccharomyces cerevisiae IPI1 (YHR085W); ancestral locus Anc_5.381): protein MGKSTRKQKLKKQDFQKKKLKVGKGPVRPSNATDTSFSTRSVSIRNQHLIHDHGDLSKRFPLLKHHNNVVRKETLQQFQNNIPDIINTSIMAPLITQCIPLINDESKQVRAASLDLFHEIGSHNSQVLQLHCRVFILYICMSMTHIVTAIQLDSTKFLKMMLKYCGEEICRLAWNKLIDGIFNILGWSKNGKNHAAGIAQSAKRDAQSTCSHLDALCALIETGCLNKRAAEGEGNDNEASETINQYLIPQFPQPYEHLKLFARELTQNSSQEGDNSNGTTNVSIATDRTTRVAIVKQQYLSEIRKQCKLLVSSGGPPGKSANSLIQLLDTVYGVDDQL, encoded by the coding sequence ATGGGTAAAAGTACAAGAAAGCAAAAGCTTAAAAAGCaagattttcaaaaaaaaaaactaaaagtCGGTAAAGGGCCTGTAAGACCATCTAATGCTACTGACACGTCTTTTTCCACACGTAGTGTCTCTATTCGTAACCAACACCTGATCCATGATCATGGTGATCTTTCCAAGAGATTCCCATTGTTAAAGCATCACAATAACGTTGTTCGTAAGGAAACTTTACAACAATTCCAAAACAATATTCCAGATATTATCAACACTAGCATAATGGCACCATTAATAACGCAATGTATACCACTTATAAACGATGAATCTAAACAAGTTCGTGCAGCATCGTTGGATCTGTTCCATGAGATTGGTTCTCACAATTCACAAGTATTACAATTGCATTGTcgtgtttttattttatatatttgtatgtCAATGACACATATAGTGACTGCTATTCAGCTGGATTCcacaaaatttttaaaaatgatgtTGAAATATTGTGGGGAAGAAATTTGTCGATTAGCGTGGAATAAATTGATCGATGGAATCTTCAATATACTAGGATGGTCAAAAAATGGAAAGAATCATGCAGCTGGGATCGCACAGAGTGCTAAAAGAGATGCCCAAAGTACTTGTAGTCACCTAGATGCTTTATGTGCATTGATTGAGACTGGTTGTTTAAATAAGCGTGCTGCAGAAGGTGAAGGGAACGATAATGAAGCTAGCGAAACTATAAATCAATACCTTATCCCTCAATTTCCACAGCCGTACGAGCATTTAAAGTTATTTGCCCGTGAATTGACCCAAAATAGCTCCCAAGAAGGTGATAATAGCAATGGAACTACCAATGTCAGCATTGCCACAGACCGCACAACCCGTGTAGCTATTGTCAAACAACAGTACTTATCAGAAATTCGCAAGCAATGTAAACTACTTGTTTCCTCTGGTGGGCCACCGGGCAAAAGCGCAAACTCCTTAATCCAATTGCTGGACACGGTTTACGGTGTCGATGACCAATTATAG
- the TBLA0A03300 gene encoding uncharacterized protein (similar to Saccharomyces cerevisiae NAM8 (YHR086W); ancestral locus Anc_5.382), translating into MQDEKPHIRRNLCMYAQLVQQHNMSHGKMMLTDTFKYGDTQHLWPNDSHTILMSTANTCWNGAMVRQLWTNLGFLLVSCEMFEVGGVCGGTGAYCLLEFTNHTEASRAISRYYSNQFSLTTGVITGLYWILNRYHVESTLLLHGLPLQLNETAFINFLLELGYHSFDTVEILRDPNTSASRGLALIQFKEGIEMQKILVELQGIHLSQSALPLTILQFTKQYTLSHSYSNSPSPLLFSSHSLSSSSSSLEDPTNTTVFIGGLSSLVTENELRSLFQPFGEIVYVKIPFGKGCGFVQYETRKAAELAIHKMKGVSIKNSKIRLSWGKAAKTSNTRKRRSSSNVSSNANRCSLLQNVLEAQAQY; encoded by the coding sequence ATGCAGGATGAGAAGCCACATATACGAAGGAATTTATGTATGTATGCGCAACTTGTTCAACAGCATAACATGTCACATGGTAAAATGATGCTAACTGACACGTTCAAGTATGGTGATACTCAACATCTGTGGCCGAATGATAGCCACACGATACTTATGAGCACGGCAAATACATGTTGGAACGGGGCTATGGTGCGGCAATTGTGGACCAATCTTGGTTTCTTGTTAGTGTCGTGTGAGATGTTTGAAGTTGGTGGAGTTTGTGGTGGGACCGGTGCATATTgtttattagaatttacAAACCATACAGAAGCATCCCGGGCAATAAGCAGATATTATTCGAACCAATTCTCACTTACTACAGGAGTCATTACAGGTTTATATTGGATATTGAATAGGTATCATGTTGAGTCGACGTTGTTATTGCATGGACTACCCTTACAATTGAATGAAACTGCCTTCATCAATTTCCTGTTGGAATTGGGCTATCATTCGTTCGATACTGTTGAGATTCTTCGAGACCCAAACACATCAGCTTCTAGGGGTCTTGCCCTAATTCAGTTTAAAGAAGGTATTGAGATGCAAAAGATTCTTGTGGAATTACAAGGGATCCATCTAAGCCAATCTGCTTTACCATTAACCATATTACAATTCACAAAACAGTACACTCTGTCACattcatattcaaattCGCCTTcgccattattattttcttcacaTTCCTTATCATCTTCGTCTTCCTCCTTAGAAGATCCAACAAATACAACAGTATTTATAGGTGGCCTGTCCTCCCTCGTTactgaaaatgaattacGTTCCCTTTTCCAACCCTTTGGAGAAATAGTTTATGTGAAGATTCCCTTTGGTAAAGGATGTGGGTTTGTTCAATATGAGACTAGAAAAGCAGCAGAATTAGCGATTCATAAGATGAAAGGAGTGTCTATCAAAAACTCCAAGATTAGGCTATCTTGGGGTAAAGCAGCAAAGACTTCCAATACCAGAAAAAGAAGATCTTCTTCAAATGTTAGTAGTAATGCCAATAGATGTTCGCTTCTACAAAACGTCCTAGAAGCACAAGCacaatattaa
- the LRP1 gene encoding Lrp1p (similar to Saccharomyces cerevisiae LRP1 (YHR081W); ancestral locus Anc_5.373): MKMLNVNDMSPILVELKRVKLNMNKTDELVNKFEKLATDKQLDQSNAKNLIAKSLKKGPSISKDNFKKQNRVHK; encoded by the coding sequence ATGAAGATGCTCAACGTAAACGACATGTCCCCCATCCTCGTAGAATTGAAAAGAGTCAAATTAAACATGAACAAGACAGACGAATTGGTCAACAAGTTCGAAAAACTCGCCACCGATAAGCAACTCGATCAATCAAATGCCAAGAACTTGATTGCCAAGTCGTTGAAGAAGGGGCCTTCCATCAGCAAGgacaatttcaaaaaacaaaatagaGTACACAAGTAG
- the RQC1 gene encoding Rqc1p (similar to Saccharomyces cerevisiae YDR333C; ancestral locus Anc_5.380) encodes MSSRVLKKLQNDDALLDSILSSHEAKENHISKENVNKNSLNKKPNFNNFMSLMDDEENEDNADESGNDEDEEGLIKDKEINNINSTEDELTPVKKFSLPTKSQKKNLKKKKKAKKLKKNINQDKDEEDEEKINEEDSDFDDMLRQFQKQDILKYGNISNPINRQDSDGDEFFSMSETEDPDHDEDSLFNDLYDDPGFSKFKPQNIKRCSKFFNDDFKLLDPHTEFKLLFDDLSPEALEDIDSLSSTSISPQQLKQIQRLRRLVRNWDGKDHRNVPNGPGGSTHKLQFTKIRQDWLPTQRGEVCMSALSDNEIRDWQLWQRPSDWKEVIEEDMKIWKKYVTYYKFTPLNEELNKKSMTEFYLSVVLHPDHEALTNLIFSQFPYYVPGLLQVSLILIRQGDKSNTNGLLQRALFVFDRALKMSIKFDGLACQLPYTYFFNRQFYLAIFRYISSLAQRGAVGTAAAWCKALWSFSPLEDPLGVRYFIDHYLLLNKEYNYLIELSKSPLVDTYSQWFTLGLSLSTVLSFLSIDEPELAKNALRKAFKYNSVALAYLFVETLAGERSLIKGLNIDEDLASKIETKAYMTRFPQLWTSPNDIAFLNAELKKLLREYQDNKFQISIVQHNYNSDEDSIDSHFFIKDIPINLLRFAILSGESSIMGSIPEEIWSDYKVFEFDVLPPCQTTRESKDALESIETYIDEKHLVESQMARAQDENLLNQIRQLSLEQFLDENPNAGLE; translated from the coding sequence atgaGTTCAAGAGTgttaaagaaattacaaaatgaCGATGCACTATTAGATTCAATTCTATCTAGTCATGAAGCTAAAGAGAAtcatatttcaaaagagaatgtaaataaaaattcattaaataagaAACCGAacttcaataatttcatgTCCTTGAtggatgatgaagaaaatgaagataacGCTGATGAGTCAGgaaatgatgaagatgaggaGGGATTgattaaagataaagaaattaataacaTTAATTCAACTGAAGATGAGTTAACACCAGTTAAAAAGTTTTCTTTACCTACTAAATCacaaaagaagaatttgaagaaaaaaaagaaagcaaagaaattaaagaaaaatattaaccaggataaagatgaagaagatgaagaaaaaattaacgaAGAAGATTCTGATTTTGATGATATGTTGAGacaatttcaaaaacaagatatattaaaatatggaaatatttcaaatccAATTAATAGACAAGATTCTGATGGAGATGAATTTTTCTCTATGTCTGAAACTGAAGATCCAGACCATGATGAAGATTCACTATTTAATGATCTGTATGATGATCCCGgcttttctaaatttaaacctcagaatattaaaagatgcAGTAAATTCTTTAACGATGATTTCAAACTATTAGATCCACATActgaattcaaattattatttgatgatttatCACCCGAAGCATTAGAAGATATCGATTCACTATCATCTACTTCCATTTCGCCAcaacaattaaaacaaatccAACGTCTACGAAGATTAGTAAGAAATTGGGATGGTAAAGATCATAGAAATGTTCCGAATGGTCCAGGTGGTAGTACCCataaattacaatttaCTAAAATTAGACAAGATTGGCTTCCTACTCAAAGAGGAGAAGTATGCATGTCTGCATTATCAGACAATGAAATTAGAGATTGGCAATTATGGCAAAGACCATCTGATTGGAAAGAAgttattgaagaagatatgAAAATATGGAAAAAATATGTTACTTACTATAAATTCACTCCTTTAAACGAGGAATTGAATAAGAAATCTATGACAGAGTTTTATTTATCTGTTGTATTACATCCTGATCACGAAGCCCTTACaaatttaatcttttcaCAGTTTCCTTATTATGTTCCAGGCCTTTTACAAGTTAGTTTAATACTTATTAGACAAGGtgataaatcaaatacaaACGGCCTTTTACAAAGAGctttatttgtatttgatcGTGCATTAAAGATGAGTATTAAATTTGATGGGCTAGCTTGTCAATTACCATACacatatttctttaatagacaattttatttggcCATTTTCAgatatatttcttctttagcTCAACGAGGTGCTGTAGGAACTGCAGCTGCATGGTGTAAGGCATTATGGTCATTTAGTCCATTGGAAGATCCTTTAGGTGTCCGTTATTTTATTGATCATTACTTACTTTtgaataaagaatataattatttaatcgAATTATCCAAATCTCCATTAGTTGATACATACTCTCAATGGTTTACATTAGGATTATCATTGAGTACTGTTTTAAGTTTTTTGAGTATCGATGAACCGGAATTGGCAAAAAATGCATTAAGAAAAgcttttaaatataacagCGTGGCATTAgcttatttatttgttgaGACTCTAGCAGGTGAGAGATCACTAATTAAAGGGTTAAACATCGATGAAGACCTAGCATCCAAGATCGAAACTAAGGCTTATATGACAAGATTTCCACAACTATGGACTTCTCCAAATGATATTGCATTCTTAAATgctgaattgaaaaaattactaaGAGAATAtcaagataataaatttcaaatttcaattgttcAACATAACTATAATTCTGATGAAGATAGTATTGACTCacattttttcattaaagatatcccaatcaatttattaagaTTTGCTATTTTATCTGGTGAATCTTCAATAATGGGATCTATTCCAGAGGAAATTTGGTCTGATTACAAAGTCTTCGAATTTGATGTATTACCTCCATGCCAAACTACAAGAGAATCTAAAGATGCTTTAGAATCAATTGAAACATATATTGATGAGAAGCATCTTGTTGAATCTCAAATGGCTAGAGCTCAAGATGAAAATCTTTTGAATCAAATTAGACAATTGTCACTGGAACAATTTCTCGATGAAAATCCAAATGCGGGTTTGGAATAA
- the SAM35 gene encoding SAM complex subunit SAM35 (similar to Saccharomyces cerevisiae SAM35 (YHR083W); ancestral locus Anc_5.378), with protein MHCPNPLKSLFIKFPLYTYPPISNSDDALSTEIKSKTFYFQSTADPTTDPAANKFILATYNTFDYSYNSSTLKLSTDPWCLFVQLSLAIKNNLQLPTDSPNTPSKHALSILSPHITPSTHLPVLIEDSSHTKRYTRNTIELHSTLSENYITHPSYKLLALSLDTILYDCYFIQLFYYLSNDEFNTLYSHQFESSYFSNSKTQLSTRNNFHQRNNHFLSLLSSSSSPLPPPLLQNSQHNLFKIIESAFSSTKPFLLYLENFTFDTSQTYFIAKLSSYILCILNVPSSTPFPLKQFIKLNCPNLIALTNLSFQFVSNGET; from the coding sequence ATGCATTGCCCCAACCCCCTTAAATCTTTGTTTATAAAATTCCCTCTATACACATACCCTCCGATCTCAAACTCAGACGATGCATTGTCAACCGAGATAAAATCTAAaactttttatttccaATCAACCGCAGACCCCACCACAGACCCAGCCGCGAACAAATTTATCTTGGCTACTTACAACACTTTTGATTACTCATACAATTCCTCCACCTTAAAATTGTCCACCGATCCTTGGTGTTTGTTTGTTCAATTGTCTCTAGCaatcaaaaataatctACAATTGCCTACAGATTCCCCAAACACCCCTTCAAAGCATGCCCTGTCCATACTATCCCCTCACATCACTCCATCCACTCATTTGCCCGTCCTAATAGAAGACTCCTCACATacaaaaagatatactCGAAACACAATAGAATTGCATTCCACTCTCTCCGAGAATTACATCACTCATCCCTCCTATAAATTACTTGCTCTTTCCCTAGACACAATTCTTTACGATTGTTATTTCATTCAATTGTTCTATTACTTATCCAATGATGAATTCAACACTCTATACTCTCATCAGTTCGAATCCTCCTATTTCAGCAACAGCAAAACTCAATTATCTACAAGAAATAACTTCCATCAAAGAAATAATCATTTCTTATCCCTactatcatcatcatcatcaccacTTCCACCACCGCTACTTCAAAATTCTCAACACAACTTGTTCAAAATTATCGAATCAGCATTCTCTTCAACGAaaccatttttattatacttGGAAAATTTCACATTCGATACTTCACAAACCTACTTCATTGCAAAATTGTCAAGTTATATCCTATGCATATTAAACGTCCCTTCTTCCACCCCATTCCCTTTAAAACAATTCATCAAACTTAATTGTCCAAACTTAATCGctttaacaaatttaaGTTTCCAATTTGTCTCAAATGGTGAAACGTAA